CGGCCGCATGTCGTCGATGTTCACCGAGTCGATCCCGACCAGCACGGCCCCCGCCTCGACCAGCCACCGGGCGCCCGCCCCGGTCAGGTACGGCGCCTCCGGGCCGGAGTACCGTCCGGTGCCGAAGTGGACATCCCAGCCGGTGTGCAGCAGCACCGCCCGCCCCGCCACCTCGTACGTCGCCAGCAACGGCCGGTCGACCGCCCGGGAGCCGGCGGGCACCCGGACCACGACCCCGGGCAGGTCGGCGAGGCGGTCCAGGGGCACACCGGTCAGGTCCGCACCGTCGGCGTACCGGTGCGACGGAGTGTCCAGATAGGTGCCGGTGTTGGCGATCATGTCGATCCGCCCGACGTGGAACTCGGTGCCGGGGGCGTACCGGTCGCGGGACGCCTCCCGGGAAAGCCAGTCGCTGATCCGGGGTCCCGGCCAGTCCGGCAGGGTCGTCATGCCGTCCGAGATCACATGGCTCAGCTCCACGTGCCGGCGGGCACCCGGGAGCTCACGAACGGGATCGGTAGGCATCACCGCATCGTGCCCGGCCGCCGGTGGGCCCGTCCACCCCGCCCGGGAAACCGCTCGATCGCCACCGCTCAGGCGGGACCAGTCGCGGGCCTCGACCGGGAAGAAGCCCGACAAAAGTGACCTACTGAACCCCGAACCGCCTGCTGGTCGGCCACCGAGTGCCGCGCCGCTTCGCGTCGCCGGACGTCAGGGGCAACGAAAGGTGTGGGGAGATCTGTTGTCGCCAGGGCGACAACAGATCTCCCCAGACCCGCGGCTACTGGTGGTTCGCCCGTGGTCAGGTGGGTGGGGGGTGGGGGGCGTGCTTGGGCTACTTGTCTCGGGTGGGCCTGTCCGCGCCGCTTTTTGTTCAGCGGAGGGGGCAACGGCCGGCGCTGTAGTACTGGACGGCGGCCAGGATCTCCGCCTCCGACCTGTCGGCGAAGTTGAGCGTGGCGACCAGCCCGGAGCCGTAGAAGGCCTTCAGGAGTCCGCTGTCGAAGGCGGTGTACGCGCCCAGGTTCTGCAGCGTCCGGGGGTCGTGGGGCTGAACGACCAGCATCTTCTCCAGACTCCAGCGGCGACGGGAGATCTGCGCGACGGCCTCCCAGGGCAGCCAGACCGCCTGACCCCGGGTCGGTCGGGACCGGATCCACAACCCGTCGGGGCCGAGCGCCAGCACCGGCCCACCGGACGCGAGCAGCCAGATTTGGAGTCCCAGCGGCAGCACGAGCCCGAGCAGGCTGATCACGGCGATGACCACGGTGATGCCGACGGCGCTTCCAGCACTGCCGGCCTGGGCGATGGCGAAACCGACACAGCAGAGGATGGGCAGGAGGACCGCACCCACGACCGCGCTGATCAGCCCGACTCGCTTGGCGATGTTGGGCCGGGCCACGAAGGGCTGGTCCTCGGGGATCCGCTTGGTCGTCGGTGCCGGTGGAGGCACCGGCGGGTAGGACTGCGGGTAGCCGGGCTGCG
Above is a window of Micromonospora yangpuensis DNA encoding:
- a CDS encoding cyclase family protein; this translates as MPTDPVRELPGARRHVELSHVISDGMTTLPDWPGPRISDWLSREASRDRYAPGTEFHVGRIDMIANTGTYLDTPSHRYADGADLTGVPLDRLADLPGVVVRVPAGSRAVDRPLLATYEVAGRAVLLHTGWDVHFGTGRYSGPEAPYLTGAGARWLVEAGAVLVGIDSVNIDDMRPAEVGTRPAHSTLLAAGVPIVEHLTGLAALPPQGFRFTAAPPMVAGMGTFPVRAFATLPG